A single region of the Latilactobacillus curvatus JCM 1096 = DSM 20019 genome encodes:
- the cls gene encoding cardiolipin synthase, with the protein MTAIIIWGIALIWIANTIGAVITVFRQQRDIAATWAWLLVLIFLPIIGFVLYLFFGKKLPEDHMVDLKTQERLGIDALVTSQKAALRQAQKQHTLPPETQSLINLFLVSNTAVVTQENNVTILTDLKAAYQQLLTDVNRAQDHIHLEYYAFYDNEHGRQLVNLLAYKALRGVKVRVMYDAFGSQHLSRQFFKPLEAAGGQVVPFFSSRFRFVNLRFNFRNHRQLAVIDGNTAYLGDFNQNNHHVNIPARDTRIRITGDGVLSFQARFFMDWNAATRQEKVYYSPQYFPNSDEHGQTSMQLVSSGPDRELDEIKLGFLKMIAAAKKRLWIQTPYFIPDDSVLAALVLAINSGVTVKIMMAKRAKHKMIHHASLYYARQIVKAGGQIYFSESTGFKSRVMLVDGQLAAVGTANLDIRSFRLNFETTAFLYDAQLATELEQSFTADLKECLPFTKQRIQEQSNQERWSQNLARLFAPIM; encoded by the coding sequence ATGACAGCAATCATTATCTGGGGGATAGCACTGATTTGGATTGCAAATACAATCGGGGCTGTTATCACCGTATTTCGCCAACAACGTGATATTGCAGCAACCTGGGCCTGGCTCTTGGTATTGATTTTCTTACCAATTATCGGCTTTGTTTTGTATCTATTTTTCGGAAAAAAATTACCGGAAGATCATATGGTCGATTTGAAAACACAAGAACGGCTCGGCATTGATGCCTTGGTGACCTCCCAAAAAGCAGCGTTACGCCAAGCGCAGAAGCAACACACGTTACCGCCAGAAACGCAGAGCTTAATCAACCTCTTCTTAGTATCAAATACCGCGGTTGTGACCCAGGAAAACAATGTAACAATTTTAACGGATTTGAAGGCGGCGTATCAACAGTTGTTAACGGATGTCAATCGGGCGCAAGATCATATCCATCTTGAATACTATGCTTTTTATGACAACGAACACGGGCGTCAACTGGTCAATCTATTGGCTTACAAGGCACTGCGGGGGGTAAAAGTGCGTGTGATGTATGATGCATTTGGGTCGCAACATTTATCCCGGCAGTTCTTTAAGCCATTGGAAGCAGCCGGCGGCCAAGTTGTCCCGTTTTTTAGTTCTCGGTTCCGGTTCGTTAATCTACGCTTTAACTTTCGTAACCACCGGCAATTGGCAGTAATTGATGGCAATACCGCCTACCTTGGCGATTTTAACCAGAATAATCATCACGTTAATATTCCTGCACGAGATACGCGGATTCGGATTACCGGCGATGGTGTGTTATCGTTTCAAGCTCGCTTTTTCATGGACTGGAATGCGGCTACGCGTCAGGAAAAGGTGTATTACAGTCCGCAATATTTTCCTAACTCAGATGAACACGGGCAGACTAGCATGCAACTGGTATCAAGTGGACCTGATCGAGAACTCGATGAGATTAAGTTAGGCTTTTTGAAGATGATTGCTGCCGCTAAAAAACGGCTGTGGATTCAGACCCCATATTTTATTCCGGATGATTCTGTATTGGCGGCGTTAGTGTTAGCCATTAATTCTGGGGTGACTGTGAAGATCATGATGGCCAAACGTGCAAAACATAAAATGATTCATCATGCGAGTTTGTATTACGCTAGACAAATCGTGAAGGCGGGCGGTCAGATTTACTTCTCTGAATCAACCGGATTTAAATCACGCGTAATGTTAGTTGATGGGCAACTAGCAGCGGTTGGGACGGCTAATTTAGATATTCGCAGTTTTAGATTGAATTTTGAAACGACCGCTTTTTTATATGATGCACAACTCGCAACTGAACTTGAACAATCTTTTACGGCTGATTTAAAAGAATGCTTACCATTTACGAAACAACGGATACAAGAGCAAAGCAATCAAGAACGTTGGTCACAGAACTTAGCGCGTTTGTTTGCCCCAATTATGTAA
- a CDS encoding IS3 family transposase (programmed frameshift), translating to MTKYSKTLKIKVVQDYLTSSLGYELIARKYGIKSNSLVVSWVQRYKAFGPKGLDVLSPEKTFDGSFKMNVLKWMKTNKASYPKTALHFNISNVGTIWQWQHIWETEGADALYRFKGRQTIMSADKQSKKRQQTELERLREENELLQIENEYPKKIKSLSPGRRKQQAQVIQELRLKHKLVKILKIVGMAKSTYEYIISHEPNGSSDQSVKQTIQIIKKNHPAYGYRRVTGELHRMNILVNHKKVLVLMRELQLLSTAFNKRTRKYNSYRGNVGTVAKNLINRRFFTDRPYQKLVTDVTEVRWGTKTIDERAYFTCIYDLFSGEILSHQVSKHPTVEFTTTVLNRAVKKIPKNLKYRTTVHSDQGFQYQHQDWTHILKEHRIFQSMSRKATCLDNAAMESFFHIMKAEAFYQKETDTYETLVSQISVWIDDYNFSRIKTKLGCKSPIEYRIFTTQKAA from the exons TTGACTAAATATTCTAAAACATTAAAAATAAAAGTTGTTCAGGATTATCTAACGTCATCCTTAGGTTATGAATTAATAGCGAGAAAATATGGTATTAAGAGTAACTCACTAGTTGTCTCGTGGGTTCAACGTTATAAGGCCTTTGGCCCAAAAGGACTAGATGTCCTATCACCCGAAAAAACATTTGATGGCTCATTTAAGATGAATGTTTTAAAATGGATGAAAACGAATAAGGCTTCTTATCCGAAAACCGCACTTCATTTTAATATCTCAAATGTCGGGACCATCTGGCAATGGCAACATATTTGGGAGACTGAGGGTGCTGATGCCTTATATCGTTTCAAAGGACGGCAAACAATTATGTCAGCTGATAAACAATCAAAAAAACGGCAACAAACAGAGTTAGAACGTCTTAGAGAAGAAAATGAATTGCTACAAATCGAGAATGAATACC CTAAAAAAATTAAGAGCCTTAGTCCAGGAAGAAGAAAACAACAAGCGCAAGTTATCCAAGAGCTAAGGCTTAAACACAAACTAGTAAAAATTCTAAAAATAGTTGGTATGGCCAAAAGTACGTATGAATACATTATTAGTCATGAACCGAACGGTTCATCTGACCAATCTGTTAAACAAACCATCCAAATAATCAAGAAGAATCATCCAGCGTACGGTTATCGTCGTGTAACTGGTGAATTACATCGTATGAATATCTTAGTAAATCATAAAAAAGTACTTGTCTTAATGCGAGAACTGCAATTACTATCAACTGCATTTAACAAACGTACTCGTAAATATAATTCATATAGAGGCAATGTTGGCACCGTTGCTAAGAACTTGATCAACCGTCGTTTCTTCACTGATCGTCCTTATCAAAAACTAGTAACAGACGTTACTGAAGTTCGCTGGGGAACCAAGACAATTGATGAACGCGCCTATTTCACATGTATTTATGATTTATTCTCAGGTGAAATTCTCAGCCATCAAGTTAGTAAACACCCTACTGTTGAATTTACTACAACTGTTTTGAATCGAGCAGTTAAGAAAATCCCTAAGAATTTAAAATACCGGACAACAGTCCACTCAGATCAAGGATTTCAATACCAGCATCAAGATTGGACTCATATCTTGAAAGAACATCGCATTTTTCAAAGTATGTCTCGCAAAGCAACATGTTTAGATAATGCAGCAATGGAGAGCTTTTTCCATATTATGAAAGCCGAAGCTTTCTACCAAAAAGAAACCGATACTTATGAAACGCTAGTTTCACAAATATCGGTTTGGATTGATGATTATAATTTTTCAAGAATTAAAACAAAACTGGGTTGTAAAAGTCCGATTGAATATCGAATTTTTACAACCCAGAAAGCTGCTTAA
- a CDS encoding N-acetylmuramoyl-L-alanine amidase: MQKPLSWFKHYPAVIILALLVFVGLFVTHALAAYQQITIKANVVNVRQGPGLSYDVMSQANKGETMNVISQKNNWYQVRLSGDKIGWVASWLVDNTEVSATSNRVAKVTNSFANVRQSSSADSQLLGKLNQGDEITVLYQQNGWSQIKYNSAVGWVQSDLIEVSDQAPATVQKTTTAESESTDTDTSSSAIKSVTTQLDNTKLRTGPDVSYQYTQSYPANTKLTYINKSGTWYQVKDADGNTGYVASWVVTPSEKNEVVKTSATSLSEATIVLDAGHGGTDVGALSTKSKYEKDYTLATVDAIAKKLKAAGANVVLTRSNDSFVDLEPRPALANKLKADAFISVHFDSSNEANEASGTTTYYYSSSKDMSLAKAINNQTKTLPLNNRGIEYGNYQVLRDNQRPAVLLELGYINSDKDFSYISSANYQAKVADAVYTGLTDYFK; this comes from the coding sequence ATGCAGAAACCTTTGAGCTGGTTTAAACACTATCCGGCCGTTATTATATTAGCATTACTCGTTTTTGTCGGTCTCTTTGTGACCCACGCGCTGGCTGCTTACCAACAAATTACGATTAAAGCGAACGTCGTAAACGTTCGCCAAGGCCCTGGATTATCTTATGATGTCATGAGTCAAGCCAATAAAGGCGAAACAATGAATGTTATCTCACAAAAGAATAATTGGTACCAAGTGCGCTTAAGTGGTGATAAGATTGGCTGGGTTGCTAGCTGGTTAGTCGATAACACCGAAGTCAGTGCCACTTCAAACCGAGTCGCTAAGGTCACCAACAGTTTTGCCAATGTCCGCCAAAGCAGTAGTGCCGATAGTCAACTACTCGGTAAGTTAAATCAAGGTGACGAAATTACAGTCTTATACCAACAAAACGGTTGGAGCCAGATTAAATACAACTCAGCAGTTGGTTGGGTACAAAGTGATTTAATCGAAGTTTCCGACCAAGCTCCGGCGACTGTTCAAAAAACGACAACCGCTGAATCTGAGTCTACGGATACTGATACAAGTAGCTCCGCGATTAAATCAGTGACCACCCAACTGGATAATACCAAGCTACGCACTGGTCCTGATGTTTCGTATCAATATACCCAAAGCTACCCGGCCAATACCAAGCTAACTTATATCAATAAGAGTGGTACTTGGTATCAAGTTAAAGATGCCGATGGTAATACCGGTTACGTCGCAAGTTGGGTTGTCACTCCTTCTGAGAAGAATGAAGTTGTTAAGACTAGCGCTACTTCCCTTTCTGAAGCCACCATTGTTTTAGATGCTGGTCATGGTGGCACCGACGTCGGTGCACTTTCAACTAAGTCTAAGTATGAAAAAGACTACACATTAGCGACCGTCGATGCGATTGCTAAAAAATTAAAAGCGGCTGGTGCTAACGTCGTGCTAACGCGTTCAAATGATAGTTTTGTCGATCTCGAACCGCGACCTGCTCTTGCCAATAAATTAAAGGCTGATGCCTTTATCAGCGTTCATTTTGATTCAAGCAATGAAGCCAATGAAGCATCCGGGACAACAACCTACTACTATTCAAGCAGTAAGGATATGAGCCTCGCGAAGGCCATCAACAATCAGACTAAGACATTACCGCTTAACAATCGCGGCATTGAATACGGCAATTATCAAGTCCTTCGCGATAATCAACGGCCTGCTGTTCTCTTAGAACTCGGCTACATCAATTCTGATAAAGACTTTAGTTATATTAGCAGTGCTAATTACCAAGCTAAAGTCGCTGATGCCGTTTATACCGGCTTAACCGACTATTTCAAATAA
- the hisS gene encoding histidine--tRNA ligase: MGYQKPKGTADILPGDSNQWQLVEKTARDVFARYQFNEIRTPLFESYDVFSRSSGDTSDIVSKEMYDFMDKGDRHIALRPEGTAGVVRAFVENKLYGPEHQKPYKVYYMGPMFRYERPQSGRQRQFHQIGVEAFGSENPAVDIEVISMAMRLLRECHITDLKLAINTLGDAESRAAYHEALVSYLEPHFDELSDDSKVRLHKNPLRVLDSKDAKDQEIVKDAPVILDYLTPEATAHFETVKHLLETLHIPYEVDTEMVRGLDYYNHTIFEIMTNNKVLGRGYTTVLAGGRYNGLVEQLGGPDMPGVGFGLGVERLLLLMNAQNEALVPESKLDVYVVGIGAETSATTLQIVEKIRDTGLTADRDYLDRKPKAQFKTANKLNAQMVITIGESELADQTAHVKDMISGVEITVPLAEVYADFKAVQQQLNQN, from the coding sequence ATGGGCTATCAAAAGCCAAAAGGAACTGCGGATATTTTACCTGGAGATTCAAACCAGTGGCAATTAGTGGAGAAAACGGCACGCGACGTTTTTGCCCGCTATCAATTCAACGAAATTAGAACACCATTATTTGAAAGCTATGATGTCTTTTCACGGAGTTCAGGCGATACATCTGATATTGTCAGCAAAGAAATGTATGATTTCATGGATAAAGGGGATCGGCATATCGCGCTGCGTCCAGAGGGCACAGCTGGAGTTGTACGGGCGTTCGTAGAAAATAAACTTTATGGGCCAGAACATCAAAAACCTTATAAGGTGTATTACATGGGACCAATGTTCCGTTATGAACGGCCACAATCAGGCCGGCAACGCCAGTTCCATCAAATTGGGGTCGAAGCATTTGGTTCTGAGAATCCAGCGGTCGATATTGAAGTCATTAGCATGGCGATGCGTTTATTACGTGAATGCCATATTACGGATTTAAAACTGGCCATCAATACCTTAGGGGATGCGGAAAGTCGCGCGGCTTATCATGAAGCCCTTGTCAGCTATCTTGAACCACATTTTGATGAATTAAGTGACGATTCTAAAGTTCGTCTACACAAGAACCCATTGCGCGTCTTAGATAGTAAAGATGCTAAGGACCAAGAAATTGTGAAGGATGCACCTGTTATTTTGGATTACTTAACACCAGAAGCAACGGCGCACTTTGAAACGGTTAAGCACTTACTTGAAACATTGCACATTCCATATGAAGTGGATACTGAAATGGTGCGCGGACTCGATTATTACAATCACACAATTTTTGAAATTATGACAAATAATAAGGTGCTTGGTCGCGGCTACACAACCGTCTTAGCCGGTGGCCGTTATAATGGGTTAGTTGAACAACTTGGTGGCCCAGACATGCCAGGGGTTGGTTTTGGTTTAGGCGTTGAACGATTATTATTATTAATGAATGCGCAAAACGAAGCGTTGGTTCCAGAATCTAAACTCGATGTGTATGTCGTTGGAATTGGCGCTGAAACAAGTGCGACAACTCTCCAAATCGTTGAAAAGATTCGTGATACAGGTTTAACCGCTGATCGAGACTATCTTGATCGTAAACCAAAAGCGCAATTTAAAACAGCTAATAAGTTAAACGCCCAAATGGTGATTACAATCGGTGAATCAGAATTAGCTGATCAAACAGCACATGTTAAAGACATGATTAGTGGTGTTGAAATTACGGTACCACTTGCTGAAGTCTATGCTGACTTTAAAGCAGTGCAACAACAGTTAAATCAAAATTAA